A section of the Humulus lupulus chromosome 2, drHumLupu1.1, whole genome shotgun sequence genome encodes:
- the LOC133818368 gene encoding transcriptional adapter ADA2a — translation MGRSRAVSKIADNDLNQSKSSKRKRIALNSDSAENAAYNVVLGQGNGDRKAPLYHCNYCNKDISGKIRIKCVVCSDFDLCVECFSVGAEVTPHKCNHPYRVMDNLYFPLICPEWNADEETLLLEGIGMYGFGNWNEVAEHVGTKSKVQCIDHYNAIYLKSPCFPLPDLSHVVGKSKDELLAMAKGPGEVKTENSMVGELPPNEESPLSAVVKYEETKKDPGPPSSSHPTAEVGVDPVMAPNESLIKDEIKVEESQVDRSIGEKKPRILGDEGPSMTELSGYNVKRHEFEIEYDNNAEQLLADMEFKDTDTDAEHELKLRVLRIYSKKLDERKRRKEFILERNLLYPDPFEKNLSPDEKEIYQRFKVFMRFHSKEEHEELLRIIIEEHRIIKRIQDLKEARAFGCQTAAEANRFIQQKRSNEESALRIQESFQAGPSGKVLHKPGHIKEELDGSPLGLVRGSIDLHSSTKDPSLAMQSVASSLDDWDITGLAGADLLSETEKQLCCEIRILPSHYLNMLQIMSVEVLNGKVTKKSDAYNLFKVEPSKVDRVYDMLVKKGIAQA, via the exons ATGGGTCGATCTCGAGCTGTATCGAAGATTGCTGACAATGATCTCAACCAGAG TAAATCTTCCAAAAGAAAGAGAATTGCTTTGAATTCAGATTCTGCAGAGAACGCAGCTTACAATGTGGTTTTGGGGCAAGGAAATGGCGATAGGAAAGCTCCTTTATATCATTGCAATTATTGCAACAAAGATATCTCGGGAAAGATTCGGATCAAATGTGTAGTTTGCTCAGATTTTGATCTTTGTGTTGAGTGTTTCTCAGTTGGAGCTGAGGTTACTCCTCACAAATGCAATCACCCTTATAGGGTTATG GACAACTTGTATTTTCCCCTTATTTGTCCAGAATGGAATGCAGATGAAGAGACATTACTGCTAgag GGTATTGGGATGTATGGATTCGGGAACTGGAACGAAGTTGCGGAACATGTTGGAACAAAAAGCAAAGTACAATGCATTGACCATTATAATGCTATATACTTGAAGTCCCCGTGTTTTCCCCTCCCT GACTTATCCCATGTTGTGGGAAAGAGCAAAGATGAGCTCCTTGCCATGGCCAAAGGACCTGGAGAAGTCAAGACAG AAAATTCCATGGTTGGAGAGCTTCCACCAAATGAAGAGTCTCCTTTATCAGCAGTTGTCAA ATATGAAGAAACCAAAAAAGATCCCGGTCCTCCATCTTCATCTCATCCAACTGCTG AAGTTGGAGTGGATCCAGTAATGGCTCCTAACGAATCTCTGATCAAAGACGAAATTAAAGTTGAAG aATCTCAAGTGGATAGGAGTATTGGGGAGAAGAAACCTCGCATATTAGGGGATGAGGGACCTTCAATGACAGAGTTGAGTGGCTATAATGTCAAGAGGCATGAGTTTGAAATTGAATATGACAACAATGCAGAGCAATTGCTTGCAGATATGGAATTTAAGGATACTGACACTGATGCTGAGCATGAATTGAAACTCCGAGTACTGCGCATCTACTCAAAAAA GCTTGATGAGAGGAAACGCAGGAAGGAATTTATACTGGAAAGAAATTTGCTTTACCCTGACCCATTTGAGAAGAATCTTTCGCCTGATGAAAAGGAAATATATCAGCGGTTTAAGGTCTTCATGCGATTCCACTCAAAAGAGGAGCACGAGGAATTGCTCCGGATTATTATTGAGGAGCATCGAATCATAAAAAGAATACAAGATCTTAAG GAAGCTCGAGCTTTTGGTTGCCAAACAGCAGCTGAGGCAAATAGATTTATTCAACAAAAGAGGAGTAATGAAGAAAGTGCTCTTAGGATTCAAGAAAGTTTTCAAGCTGGTCCGAGTGGTAAAGTTTTGCATAAGCCTGGTCACATTAAAGAAGAATTAGATGGCAGTCCTTTGGGACTCGTTAGGGGATCCATCGATCTACATTCTAGTACGAAGGATCCGTCTTTAGCTATGCAATCGGTTGCAAGCTCCTTGGATGATTGGGACATCACTGGATTGGCGGGGGCTGATTTACTCTCCGAAACT GAGAAACAACTTTGCTGTGAAATTCGAATCCTACCTTCGCATTATCTCAACATGTTACAGATCATGTCCGTGGAAGTGTTGAATGGCAAGGTAACAAAGAAATCTGATGCCTATAACTTGTTTAAGGTTGAGCCCAGCAAAGTTGATAGGGTTTATGATATGCTTGTGAAGAAGGGAATAGCTCAAGCATGA